A genomic segment from Chitinophaga flava encodes:
- a CDS encoding PPK2 family polyphosphate kinase, with amino-acid sequence MSKIKLSAISTTAPKKIDKEKIKAATQEILQELDELQNLLYAQHKHCILLVIQGMDASGKDGVIKNVTGTLNPQGVMVHSFKAPTAEEADHDFLWRVHQHAPAKGMIQVFNRSHYEDILIQRVHKWIDDKMARKRMEAINDFEKLLTVHNNTKVLKFYLHVSQEAQQQRLIERTEDHRKMWKYNESDFEEAKLWDQYMDAYEDAFKYCNDIPWMIVPADHNWYKEYIVALTLRDTLKSLNMKYPRLKK; translated from the coding sequence ATGAGTAAGATCAAGTTGTCAGCCATCAGTACTACTGCACCTAAGAAAATAGACAAGGAAAAAATAAAAGCCGCCACACAGGAAATTTTACAGGAACTGGACGAGTTGCAAAATCTGTTATATGCACAACACAAACATTGCATATTGTTGGTTATTCAGGGAATGGACGCCAGCGGAAAAGATGGTGTAATCAAGAATGTAACCGGTACCCTGAACCCGCAAGGCGTAATGGTGCATTCCTTCAAAGCCCCTACTGCCGAAGAAGCTGACCACGATTTCCTGTGGCGGGTACATCAGCATGCGCCGGCTAAAGGAATGATCCAGGTATTTAACCGCTCTCATTATGAAGACATATTGATACAGAGAGTGCACAAATGGATCGACGATAAAATGGCCCGTAAACGAATGGAGGCTATTAATGATTTCGAGAAGCTGCTTACAGTACACAACAACACAAAGGTGCTCAAATTTTACCTGCATGTATCACAGGAAGCCCAACAGCAAAGGCTGATAGAACGGACAGAAGATCACCGTAAAATGTGGAAATACAATGAAAGTGATTTTGAAGAAGCCAAACTCTGGGACCAGTATATGGATGCTTATGAAGATGCGTTCAAATACTGTAACGATATTCCGTGGATGATTGTACCGGCAGACCATAACTGGTACAAGGAGTATATTGTGGCACTAACGTTAAGGGATACACTGAAATCACTGAACATGAAATATCCCCGTTTAAAGAAATAA